The Desulfovibrio sp. Huiquan2017 genome includes a window with the following:
- a CDS encoding thioredoxin family protein — MRKIKTIEPQAIDLELHSGGTPLLVAFLKRNERYPAQLRVLETACRTHGQDVRCFLYNSDYLDTATERFAVKGTPTFLLFHGGREVNRLIGESDDATLDEFIDVSMSGLADTVRS, encoded by the coding sequence ATGCGCAAGATCAAGACCATCGAACCACAGGCCATCGATTTGGAATTGCATAGCGGCGGTACGCCATTGCTGGTGGCCTTTCTCAAACGAAATGAACGATATCCCGCACAATTGCGGGTGCTGGAGACGGCCTGTCGGACGCATGGCCAGGACGTCCGCTGTTTTCTGTACAACAGCGACTACTTGGACACCGCCACCGAGCGGTTCGCGGTCAAGGGGACGCCCACATTTCTGTTGTTTCACGGCGGGCGCGAGGTCAATCGGCTCATCGGCGAGTCCGACGACGCCACTCTTGACGAGTTCATCGACGTCTCAATGTCCGGCCTGGCGGACACCGTTCGGTCCTAA
- a CDS encoding sigma 54-interacting transcriptional regulator → MSSTILVADGDASIRSLIKDILETRGYQVETASSPASAAALMARRGPGLVLAAHGEDEDGGSLVHEAARLGLFSPVILLISTAIDNPGRLARDCGAMAYVQKPVVRAQLEMLVRLGLAENELRTTAILQETRLALAQAFVQALLNADEGVTFLLDETAAVIECSGPVESLLGRNVGECAGRSYPSLFPESVAKLHEGAIAKARTTGEAARLEEHRSGMVLETRVRPVLQGGSPTGFVVFLRDITARRRGEVGLAESEKQYRSVFTGAAAAIILVDRERGTVMESNDAAARALGYEPGEMRGAAIQGLVAHPEQILSAINTGGERVSYDYLKRKNGSSFPVELSMSHFTNAGREVCILYAQDISRRKIVEEALREGARLYRAVVEDQTELICRYGTDGKLTFVNNAFERFAGRDEDEILGRDVFASMGSLDQRVLTEWLEHFDPSRPVFDREVRQIRSDGAERWISWTHRAVLNDRNRVMEIQAVGRDVTEHKAAESALAQATQEKEQYRLNLEATFASIPDAILTVDSGLSVIATNNAAKILFGIGEEQSRGRRFEEVVGDEDNPCVQVLRQVLKTDKPVRGYEIELKTPDKGERMVEINCSPLVDMDRRHAGAVLVVRDISHVTDLEKQLQQRHGFRGIVGRSGPMQDIYQLLEQLSSLDSIVLILGESGTGKELAAEALHYGGVRAGKPLIKVNCSALSESLLESELFGHVRGAFTGAVRDKVGRIQAAQGGTLFLDEIGDISPMLQLKLLRFLESREYERVGESRTYTADVRIIAATNADLRAAVRGGAFREDLYYRLNVMPVTLPPLRDRQVDIPLLVDYFLGTFADNFGKRFDGVSEEVLDLLLTYSWPGNVRELKHALEHACILSPGAVIEVKHLRKELVDQIRAQGREPAAAPEQPFAAAAFVPYKPSRDDILAALRECGGNKVRAARRLGMHRATLYRKLKAWGLDG, encoded by the coding sequence GTGAGTTCGACCATTCTCGTCGCCGATGGCGACGCCTCCATACGTTCGTTGATCAAGGACATTCTCGAAACCCGGGGGTATCAGGTCGAAACCGCCTCCAGCCCGGCGTCGGCGGCCGCGCTCATGGCCCGGCGCGGCCCGGGCCTGGTCCTGGCCGCCCACGGCGAGGACGAGGACGGCGGTTCCCTGGTGCATGAGGCGGCCCGGCTCGGCCTGTTCTCGCCGGTCATCCTGCTCATCTCCACAGCCATCGACAACCCCGGCCGTCTGGCCCGGGATTGCGGCGCCATGGCCTACGTGCAGAAGCCCGTGGTCCGCGCCCAGCTGGAAATGCTCGTCCGCCTCGGGCTGGCCGAAAACGAATTGCGCACCACGGCCATTCTCCAGGAGACGCGACTGGCCTTGGCCCAGGCGTTCGTGCAAGCCCTGCTGAACGCCGACGAGGGCGTCACTTTTCTGCTGGACGAAACGGCTGCGGTCATCGAATGCAGCGGGCCGGTGGAGAGTCTGCTGGGCCGGAACGTGGGCGAGTGCGCGGGGCGGTCCTATCCGTCGCTTTTCCCGGAATCCGTGGCCAAGCTGCACGAAGGGGCCATCGCCAAGGCCCGGACCACCGGCGAGGCGGCCCGGCTTGAGGAGCATCGAAGCGGCATGGTCCTGGAGACCCGGGTGCGGCCCGTGCTCCAGGGCGGTTCCCCGACCGGGTTTGTGGTCTTTCTGCGCGACATTACGGCCCGGCGGCGCGGCGAGGTCGGTTTGGCCGAGAGCGAGAAACAGTACCGCAGCGTGTTTACCGGCGCCGCGGCCGCCATCATCCTGGTGGATCGGGAGCGCGGCACGGTCATGGAGAGCAACGATGCCGCGGCCCGCGCGCTGGGCTATGAGCCGGGCGAGATGCGGGGAGCGGCTATCCAGGGGCTGGTGGCCCACCCCGAGCAGATTCTGTCGGCCATAAATACTGGCGGAGAGCGGGTTTCCTACGACTACCTCAAGCGCAAGAACGGCTCCTCGTTTCCGGTGGAGTTGTCCATGAGCCATTTCACCAACGCGGGCAGGGAGGTATGCATCCTCTACGCCCAGGACATTTCCCGGCGCAAGATCGTGGAAGAAGCATTGCGCGAGGGCGCGCGGCTCTATCGCGCCGTGGTCGAGGACCAGACCGAGCTCATCTGCCGCTATGGCACGGACGGCAAGCTGACTTTCGTGAACAACGCCTTCGAGCGGTTCGCGGGCCGGGACGAGGACGAGATCCTGGGCCGGGACGTCTTTGCCTCCATGGGGTCCTTGGACCAGCGGGTCCTGACCGAATGGCTCGAACATTTCGATCCCTCCCGGCCCGTGTTCGACCGGGAAGTCCGGCAGATCCGCTCGGACGGTGCGGAACGCTGGATTTCCTGGACTCATCGGGCCGTGCTCAACGACCGGAATCGGGTCATGGAAATCCAGGCCGTGGGCCGCGACGTGACCGAACACAAGGCCGCCGAGAGCGCCTTGGCCCAGGCCACCCAGGAGAAGGAACAGTACCGCCTGAATCTGGAGGCCACGTTCGCTTCCATCCCGGACGCCATTCTGACCGTGGACTCCGGGCTGTCGGTCATCGCCACCAACAATGCGGCCAAGATCCTGTTCGGGATCGGCGAGGAGCAGTCCAGGGGACGCCGGTTCGAGGAGGTGGTCGGGGACGAGGACAACCCGTGCGTCCAGGTTCTCCGCCAGGTGCTCAAGACGGACAAGCCCGTGCGCGGCTACGAGATCGAGCTGAAGACCCCGGACAAGGGCGAGCGGATGGTCGAAATCAACTGTTCGCCCCTGGTGGACATGGACCGGCGGCACGCCGGCGCGGTGCTCGTCGTGCGCGACATCTCCCACGTCACGGACCTGGAAAAACAGTTGCAGCAGCGTCACGGATTCCGGGGCATCGTCGGCCGCAGCGGGCCCATGCAGGACATCTATCAGTTGCTGGAGCAGCTCTCCTCACTCGATTCCATCGTGCTCATCCTGGGCGAATCCGGCACGGGCAAGGAACTGGCCGCCGAGGCCCTGCATTATGGCGGGGTGCGCGCGGGCAAACCGCTGATCAAAGTCAACTGTTCGGCCCTGTCCGAGAGCCTGCTGGAGAGCGAATTGTTCGGGCACGTGCGCGGGGCCTTCACCGGGGCGGTCCGGGACAAGGTCGGGCGCATCCAGGCGGCCCAGGGCGGCACTCTGTTCCTGGACGAGATCGGCGACATCTCCCCCATGCTCCAGCTCAAGCTCTTGCGCTTTCTGGAAAGCCGTGAATACGAGCGGGTGGGCGAGTCCCGGACGTACACCGCGGACGTGCGCATCATCGCGGCCACCAATGCCGACCTGCGCGCGGCCGTGCGCGGGGGAGCGTTCCGCGAGGACCTCTACTACCGGCTCAATGTCATGCCCGTGACCCTGCCTCCGCTCCGGGACCGACAGGTGGATATCCCTCTACTGGTGGATTATTTCCTGGGCACTTTCGCGGACAATTTCGGCAAGCGTTTCGACGGCGTCTCCGAGGAGGTCTTGGACCTGCTCCTGACCTACTCCTGGCCGGGCAACGTGCGCGAGCTCAAGCACGCCCTGGAACATGCCTGCATCCTGTCGCCGGGCGCTGTCATCGAGGTCAAGCACTTGCGCAAGGAACTGGTGGATCAAATCCGGGCCCAGGGGCGGGAACCGGCGGCAGCGCCCGAGCAGCCGTTCGCCGCAGCTGCCTTCGTTCCCTATAAGCCCAGCAGGGATGATATCCTGGCCGCGTTGCGCGAGTGCGGGGGCAACAAGGTCCGGGCCGCGCGCAGGTTGGGCATGCACCGGGCCACGTTGTACCGCAAGCTCAAGGCCTGGGGGTTGGACGGCTGA
- a CDS encoding response regulator, which produces MAKILIAEDDRISQKLAVKIVEELGHTAFVSPNGKHAYESLMTNSGFDLLLTDIMMPEMDGRQLIQTLRGDQRFNNLPIIIMSAVVGLNDISNLLKLGATRFLAKPLERTELEDYITRCLCAEKPCHK; this is translated from the coding sequence ATGGCCAAGATACTGATTGCCGAGGACGACCGCATTTCCCAAAAACTCGCCGTAAAAATCGTCGAGGAGCTCGGTCATACCGCTTTTGTCAGCCCCAACGGGAAACACGCTTACGAATCCCTCATGACCAACAGCGGGTTCGACCTGCTCCTGACCGACATCATGATGCCCGAAATGGACGGTCGGCAGTTGATCCAGACCCTGCGCGGCGACCAGAGGTTCAACAACCTGCCGATCATCATCATGTCCGCCGTGGTCGGCCTCAACGACATCTCGAACCTGCTCAAGCTCGGAGCCACCCGGTTCCTGGCCAAGCCCTTGGAACGCACGGAACTCGAGGATTACATCACTCGCTGCCTCTGCGCTGAAAAGCCCTGCCACAAGTGA
- a CDS encoding peptidylprolyl isomerase: MKSLLQALLACALFVLLACPAAWAQDPENTLYMDLADGRVIIEMRPDLAPKHVARIKELARMKFYDGIVFHRVIDGFMAQTGDPTGTGRGGSGQNLPAEFSNAPFKRGTVGMARASDPDSADSQFFICFAPAPFLDGQYTVWGQVVSGMEIVDHIKKGTGQSGMVRNPDKIISLRVAADVQ; the protein is encoded by the coding sequence ATGAAAAGCCTGCTGCAAGCCCTCCTGGCCTGCGCCCTGTTCGTCCTGCTGGCCTGTCCGGCCGCTTGGGCCCAGGACCCGGAAAACACCCTGTACATGGACCTGGCCGACGGCCGCGTGATCATTGAGATGCGCCCGGACCTGGCCCCCAAACATGTGGCCCGGATCAAGGAACTGGCGCGCATGAAATTTTATGACGGCATCGTCTTCCACCGGGTCATCGACGGGTTCATGGCCCAGACCGGCGATCCCACCGGCACCGGTCGGGGCGGCTCCGGCCAGAACCTGCCCGCCGAGTTCAGCAACGCCCCATTCAAGCGCGGCACCGTGGGCATGGCCCGCGCTTCGGACCCGGACAGCGCGGACAGCCAATTCTTCATCTGCTTCGCGCCCGCGCCCTTCCTCGACGGCCAGTACACGGTCTGGGGTCAGGTCGTTTCGGGCATGGAAATCGTGGACCATATCAAAAAAGGGACCGGCCAGAGCGGCATGGTCCGCAACCCCGACAAAATCATCAGCCTGCGCGTCGCCGCCGACGTACAGTAG
- a CDS encoding AMP-binding protein: MTETADMTLKDLLERSVERFPDRVALAFVGGEPMTYAQFGERVRELSTVLHGLGIKPEDKVALIGESMPNWAISYFAVTSMGAVAVPILQEFHPSAVQHILRHSEARMVIASRRYMDKVEGEDTQTIETIMVMDDFSMEDGEGSRTTYREALENAGERIEQFAEAARERVEHLGEVAKDKLPGTARERMNRFSDTAREKMEKFSDSYKETVERFSGTARRFIDWKTGKPFELTADHVAAILYTSGTTGHSKGVVLTHRNLVQNCISGVNTIEIFETDRFLSVLPMAHTYECTVGLLIPILCGSSVHFLQKPPTPKTLLPAMQLVKPTVMNVVPLIIEKIYRNRIKKKLTGSGVARGLMKIGLTRRKLSQVAGRKLIEAFGGELRCLCIGGAPLSPEVELFLIDAKVPYAKGYGMTEAAPLLAGINMHEQRFRVIGPAIPGVELRIADPDPETGEGEILAKGPNIMLEYYKAPRDTEATFTEDGWLKTGDLGKFEDGYLWLKGRLKNVILGPSGENIYPEEVESVINANDYVQESLVYESGGKLVARVHLNYDALDEQFDVRKMIESEVREKVRNILDELHKEVNSKVSSFARLNRVVEQGEPFEKTPTQKIKRFLYTDQ; encoded by the coding sequence GTGACCGAGACTGCCGATATGACCTTGAAGGATTTGCTGGAGCGTTCCGTGGAGCGGTTTCCGGATCGCGTGGCCCTGGCCTTCGTGGGCGGTGAGCCCATGACCTACGCCCAGTTCGGCGAGCGCGTGCGTGAATTATCCACCGTGCTGCACGGGCTCGGCATCAAGCCCGAGGACAAGGTCGCCCTTATCGGCGAGAGCATGCCCAACTGGGCCATCAGCTATTTCGCCGTGACCTCCATGGGGGCCGTCGCGGTGCCCATTCTGCAGGAGTTCCATCCCAGCGCGGTGCAGCACATCCTGCGCCATTCCGAAGCGCGCATGGTCATCGCTTCCCGCCGGTACATGGACAAGGTCGAGGGCGAGGACACCCAGACCATTGAAACCATCATGGTCATGGACGATTTCTCCATGGAGGACGGGGAGGGCTCCCGGACCACCTACCGCGAGGCCCTGGAGAACGCCGGGGAGCGCATCGAGCAGTTCGCCGAGGCGGCCCGCGAGCGGGTGGAGCACCTGGGCGAGGTCGCCAAGGACAAATTGCCCGGGACCGCCCGGGAGCGCATGAATCGGTTCAGCGACACCGCCCGGGAAAAGATGGAGAAGTTTTCCGATTCCTACAAGGAGACCGTGGAGCGCTTTTCCGGTACGGCCCGCCGGTTCATCGACTGGAAGACGGGCAAGCCCTTCGAACTGACCGCCGACCATGTGGCCGCCATCCTCTATACCTCAGGCACCACCGGCCACTCCAAGGGCGTGGTCCTGACCCACCGCAACCTGGTCCAGAACTGTATTTCCGGGGTCAATACCATCGAGATATTCGAGACCGACCGTTTTCTGTCCGTGCTGCCCATGGCCCACACCTACGAGTGCACCGTGGGGCTGCTCATTCCCATTCTTTGCGGCAGCTCGGTCCATTTTCTGCAAAAACCCCCGACCCCGAAGACCCTGCTGCCGGCCATGCAGTTGGTCAAGCCCACGGTCATGAACGTGGTTCCGCTGATCATTGAGAAGATCTACCGCAACCGGATCAAGAAAAAGTTGACCGGTTCGGGCGTGGCGCGCGGGCTGATGAAGATCGGTCTGACCCGGCGCAAACTCTCCCAGGTTGCGGGCAGGAAACTCATCGAAGCCTTCGGCGGAGAGCTCCGCTGCCTGTGCATCGGGGGCGCGCCCTTGTCCCCCGAAGTGGAACTTTTCCTGATCGACGCCAAGGTCCCCTATGCCAAGGGATACGGCATGACGGAAGCTGCGCCGCTTTTGGCCGGGATCAACATGCACGAGCAGCGGTTCCGGGTCATCGGCCCGGCCATCCCCGGCGTGGAGCTCAGGATCGCCGACCCGGACCCGGAAACGGGCGAGGGCGAAATCCTGGCCAAGGGGCCGAACATCATGTTGGAATACTACAAGGCCCCCAGGGACACCGAGGCGACTTTCACCGAGGACGGTTGGCTCAAGACCGGAGACCTGGGCAAGTTCGAGGATGGCTACCTGTGGCTCAAGGGACGGCTTAAGAACGTCATTCTGGGGCCCAGTGGCGAGAACATCTATCCCGAAGAGGTGGAGTCGGTCATCAACGCCAACGATTACGTCCAGGAGTCCCTGGTCTATGAATCCGGCGGTAAACTGGTGGCCCGCGTCCATCTGAACTACGACGCCCTGGACGAGCAGTTCGACGTCAGAAAGATGATCGAGTCCGAGGTGCGCGAGAAAGTGCGTAATATTCTCGATGAGCTGCACAAGGAGGTCAATTCCAAGGTTTCCTCCTTTGCCCGCCTGAACCGCGTGGTCGAACAGGGCGAGCCCTTCGAGAAAACACCCACCCAGAAGATCAAGCGTTTCCTGTATACGGACCAGTAA
- a CDS encoding aspartate/glutamate racemase family protein, with amino-acid sequence MKIIGLVGGMSWESSLEYYRVMNEVVKARLGGLHSARILMNSLDFAPLRERMCAGDWAFVGGHLADAARTLEAAGAELVVIGTNTMHKVAPEVEAATSVPLVHIADATAEVARAGGYSKVALLGTIFTMEDDFYVGRLKEHGFEVLVPGAEDRKLVDRVIFDELCKGTFSDSSRAEFLRVIDGLAAQGAEAVILGCTEIGLLVRPGDTLVPTLDTCRIHAEAAVKAALG; translated from the coding sequence GTGAAGATCATCGGACTTGTCGGCGGCATGAGTTGGGAATCCTCTCTGGAATATTACCGGGTCATGAACGAAGTTGTGAAGGCCCGCCTGGGTGGCCTGCATTCGGCGCGTATTCTCATGAATTCGCTGGATTTCGCCCCCCTGCGGGAACGGATGTGCGCGGGTGACTGGGCCTTCGTGGGCGGCCATTTGGCCGACGCGGCTCGCACTTTGGAGGCGGCCGGGGCCGAGCTTGTGGTCATCGGCACCAACACCATGCACAAGGTGGCCCCCGAGGTGGAGGCCGCGACTTCCGTGCCGCTCGTCCACATCGCCGACGCCACGGCCGAGGTCGCCCGTGCGGGCGGTTACTCCAAGGTGGCACTGCTCGGGACCATTTTCACCATGGAGGACGACTTTTACGTGGGCCGCCTGAAGGAGCACGGCTTTGAAGTCCTGGTGCCCGGGGCCGAGGACCGGAAGCTGGTGGACCGGGTCATCTTCGACGAGCTGTGCAAGGGCACGTTTTCGGATTCGTCCCGCGCCGAATTCCTGCGCGTCATCGACGGCCTGGCCGCCCAGGGGGCCGAGGCGGTAATTCTCGGTTGCACCGAGATTGGTTTGCTCGTCCGCCCCGGCGACACCCTGGTCCCCACCCTGGACACCTGCCGTATCCACGCCGAAGCCGCAGTGAAAGCGGCCCTGGGCTGA
- a CDS encoding AzlD domain-containing protein yields MDQKMIFATIVGMLAVTYVPRMVPLVALASRTLPESVVRWLSYVPAAVLSSMLFPALLLRGGSVDLSLDNYFLWAAVPAFLLAWRTRSFFGTVALGMAFVAAGRHFFG; encoded by the coding sequence ATGGACCAGAAAATGATCTTTGCGACCATAGTCGGCATGCTCGCCGTGACCTACGTTCCGCGTATGGTTCCACTGGTGGCCCTGGCCTCCCGGACCCTGCCCGAATCCGTGGTCCGCTGGCTGTCCTACGTCCCGGCGGCGGTCCTGTCGTCCATGCTTTTCCCGGCTCTGCTGCTCAGGGGCGGAAGCGTGGATCTTTCTCTCGACAACTATTTTCTGTGGGCGGCCGTTCCGGCCTTTTTGCTGGCCTGGCGAACCAGGTCGTTTTTCGGCACCGTGGCCCTGGGCATGGCCTTTGTGGCGGCGGGCCGTCATTTCTTCGGATAG
- a CDS encoding AzlC family ABC transporter permease: protein MTTQALAGEQPGSPMLSAARQVAPIVMGYLPVGAAYGVLAQQAGLSLLNTVLMSVLVYAGSAQLIAVGMFAAGLNPVSIIVTTFVVNLRHLLMSASLAPSLKSWNKWELALFAYEITDESFAVHSMRFARGDLNKATCFGINALAQISWVLASFAGYFAGASIPSVEPLGIDYALPAMFIALLVMQMKNGLHVLVAGFSGLLAVILNKAGAAQWSVILATVVGATFGAGVESWTRK from the coding sequence ATGACCACCCAAGCCCTGGCCGGGGAACAACCCGGTTCCCCCATGTTGTCCGCCGCCCGGCAGGTGGCGCCCATCGTCATGGGCTACCTGCCCGTGGGCGCGGCTTACGGCGTCCTGGCCCAACAGGCCGGACTGTCCCTGCTCAACACCGTGCTCATGTCGGTCCTGGTCTACGCCGGGTCCGCCCAACTTATCGCCGTGGGCATGTTCGCGGCGGGTTTGAACCCGGTGTCCATCATCGTCACCACCTTCGTGGTCAATCTGCGCCATCTGCTCATGAGCGCCTCCCTGGCGCCGAGCCTGAAGAGCTGGAACAAGTGGGAGTTGGCCTTGTTCGCCTATGAAATCACGGACGAATCCTTCGCCGTGCACTCGATGCGTTTCGCGCGCGGCGACCTGAACAAGGCCACCTGTTTCGGCATCAACGCCTTGGCCCAGATTTCCTGGGTGCTGGCTTCCTTCGCGGGCTATTTCGCCGGGGCGTCCATCCCGAGCGTGGAGCCGCTGGGCATTGACTACGCCCTGCCCGCCATGTTCATCGCCCTGCTGGTCATGCAGATGAAGAATGGACTGCATGTTCTGGTGGCCGGGTTCAGCGGGCTGCTCGCCGTCATCCTTAACAAGGCCGGTGCGGCCCAGTGGTCGGTCATTCTGGCCACGGTCGTCGGCGCAACCTTCGGCGCGGGAGTGGAATCATGGACCAGAAAATGA
- a CDS encoding PLP-dependent aminotransferase family protein: METYRYRTVEKNVMGMIDAGALGLGDKLPSLRSLSTKLGVSVSTVNQAYLELERKGVIESRPRSGFFVRRESKRLPRTEAAPSPMQQPRPVTRIGLIQTVLESVGAANRVALDVIAPGPQRMPLRELGRITAAMVRAEPERAMGYAPIPGDPKLIRQIAYRSMEFGIPAAPDEPLITAGCMEALYLSLRSICRMGDTVLIQSPTYYCFLQLLETLGLRAIEVPSDPERGVTPEELARALKTFDVAACVLAPNFNNPDSSLTPDEAKAEIVSMLAARDIPLVEDDVYTDLHFSAKRPGTYKQFDKKGLVLLCSSFSKTIAPGYRVGWMLPGRFRQKALEIKATTNVSSSAPAQMAIAEYLRQGRMERHLKKLRTDLERQMDTMQFHLSSHFPAGTRVTHPVGGAVLWLELPKSVDGVELFFRARDEGVGIAPGAIFSTLDKFANYIRLSCGCPWTDELEQGIRTLGRLAGSMRTS; this comes from the coding sequence ATGGAGACATACCGCTATCGCACCGTGGAGAAAAACGTCATGGGCATGATCGACGCCGGGGCTCTCGGTCTGGGCGACAAACTCCCTTCCCTGCGGTCGCTGAGCACGAAACTCGGCGTATCCGTGTCCACGGTGAACCAGGCGTATCTCGAATTGGAGCGCAAGGGGGTCATCGAATCCCGCCCCCGATCCGGATTCTTCGTGCGCCGGGAATCCAAACGGCTACCGCGCACCGAGGCCGCGCCCTCTCCCATGCAGCAACCGAGGCCGGTGACGCGCATCGGACTCATCCAGACCGTGCTCGAATCCGTGGGCGCGGCGAACCGAGTGGCCCTGGACGTCATCGCGCCCGGCCCCCAACGCATGCCGCTGCGCGAACTTGGGCGGATCACGGCGGCCATGGTCCGGGCCGAGCCCGAACGGGCCATGGGCTACGCGCCCATCCCCGGCGACCCGAAGCTCATCCGCCAGATCGCTTACCGTTCCATGGAATTCGGCATCCCGGCGGCGCCCGACGAGCCGTTGATCACCGCCGGATGCATGGAGGCCCTGTACCTCTCCTTGCGCTCCATCTGCCGCATGGGCGACACCGTGCTCATCCAGTCGCCCACCTATTATTGTTTCCTCCAGCTCCTCGAAACCTTAGGGCTGAGGGCCATCGAGGTGCCGTCCGACCCGGAACGCGGCGTCACCCCCGAGGAACTGGCCCGGGCGCTCAAAACCTTCGACGTCGCGGCCTGCGTGCTCGCGCCCAACTTCAACAATCCGGACTCCAGCCTGACCCCGGACGAGGCCAAGGCCGAAATCGTGAGCATGCTGGCTGCGCGCGATATCCCCCTGGTGGAGGACGACGTGTACACGGACCTGCACTTCAGCGCCAAGCGGCCCGGGACTTACAAGCAGTTCGACAAAAAGGGGCTGGTCCTGCTCTGCTCGTCCTTTTCCAAGACCATCGCCCCCGGGTACCGGGTGGGCTGGATGCTGCCCGGCCGGTTCCGCCAAAAGGCGCTGGAAATCAAGGCCACCACCAACGTTTCCAGTTCGGCCCCCGCCCAGATGGCCATCGCCGAATACCTGCGCCAGGGCCGCATGGAACGCCACCTGAAAAAGCTGCGTACGGACCTGGAGCGGCAGATGGACACCATGCAGTTCCATCTGAGCAGCCACTTTCCGGCCGGGACCAGGGTGACGCATCCCGTGGGCGGCGCGGTCCTCTGGCTGGAGCTGCCCAAGTCCGTGGACGGCGTAGAGCTGTTTTTCCGGGCCCGGGATGAGGGTGTGGGCATCGCGCCCGGAGCCATTTTCTCCACCCTGGACAAGTTCGCCAACTACATCCGGTTGAGTTGCGGCTGCCCGTGGACAGACGAACTGGAGCAGGGAATACGTACCCTGGGCAGGCTGGCCGGATCCATGCGCACTTCCTGA
- the rarD gene encoding EamA family transporter RarD, whose translation MHLIDSKQKPNGFLAVLAALAAFVGWGLLPIYWKALITVNPFEILCHRVIWSLVFIAGILTLRRGWSEVFSPLKSPRDLLILAGSSLMIGGNWLLYIWAVNSGHVLETSLGYFINPLVNVLLGFIFFRERLRPLQTAAIGLAALGVVNSVIAHGELPWISLALAVSFGLYGLLRKIASVESLPGLFLETMVLGPFALGYILWLQAHGTSALFHQGFTVDLLLIGAGVVTASPLIGFAFGARRLQLTTLGLLQYFSPSIAFLLGVFVYREPFTPSHLLTFALIWAGLIVYTTESVLTMRHQRRLAGSRHPA comes from the coding sequence ATGCACCTCATTGATTCCAAACAGAAACCCAACGGATTTCTCGCCGTCCTCGCCGCCCTGGCCGCCTTCGTAGGCTGGGGCCTTCTGCCCATTTACTGGAAGGCGCTGATTACCGTGAACCCCTTCGAGATCCTCTGTCACCGAGTGATCTGGTCCCTGGTCTTCATTGCCGGCATCCTGACCCTGCGCCGGGGATGGAGCGAGGTCTTCTCCCCGCTCAAGTCGCCGCGCGACCTGCTTATCCTGGCCGGAAGTTCGCTGATGATCGGGGGCAATTGGCTGCTGTACATCTGGGCCGTGAACAGCGGCCACGTCCTGGAAACGAGCCTGGGCTACTTCATCAACCCCCTGGTCAACGTCCTGCTCGGCTTCATTTTTTTCCGCGAACGCCTGCGCCCGCTTCAGACGGCGGCCATCGGCCTGGCCGCCCTGGGCGTGGTCAACTCCGTGATCGCCCACGGCGAACTGCCGTGGATATCTCTGGCCCTGGCCGTGTCCTTCGGGCTGTACGGGCTGCTCAGGAAGATCGCCTCGGTGGAATCCCTGCCCGGCCTGTTTCTCGAAACCATGGTCCTCGGCCCCTTTGCCCTGGGCTACATCCTCTGGCTCCAAGCCCATGGAACATCCGCCCTGTTCCACCAAGGATTCACGGTGGACCTGTTGCTCATCGGAGCGGGCGTGGTCACGGCCTCGCCGCTCATCGGCTTCGCCTTCGGGGCCCGGCGGCTGCAACTGACCACCCTGGGGCTGCTCCAATATTTCTCCCCGTCCATAGCCTTCCTGCTCGGCGTCTTCGTCTACAGGGAGCCGTTCACCCCGAGCCACCTGCTGACCTTTGCCCTGATCTGGGCAGGCCTGATCGTGTACACCACCGAATCAGTCCTGACCATGCGCCACCAACGCCGCCTGGCGGGCTCCCGGCACCCGGCCTGA
- a CDS encoding cysteine hydrolase family protein translates to MHTALLLIDFQNDYFPGGHMELVGSLEAAAHAAEALALFRERGLPVFHVRHEAHREGASFFLPGTEGAAIHVSVRPVEGEAVVVKHAPNSFRDTDLLALLRESGAKRLVVAGMMTHMCLDAGVRAAVDFGFECLVLSDASATRDLDFGGHVIPAAQVHGAFMAALGAAYGQILTVPELSARLD, encoded by the coding sequence ATGCATACGGCGCTGTTGCTCATAGATTTTCAGAATGATTATTTCCCAGGCGGGCACATGGAACTGGTTGGCAGTCTGGAGGCGGCGGCCCACGCGGCCGAGGCCCTCGCCCTGTTCCGTGAGCGCGGTCTGCCCGTGTTCCACGTCCGCCACGAGGCGCACCGGGAGGGAGCGTCTTTCTTTTTGCCCGGCACGGAGGGGGCGGCCATCCATGTGTCGGTTCGCCCGGTGGAAGGGGAAGCCGTGGTCGTCAAACATGCGCCCAACAGTTTCCGGGACACGGACCTGCTCGCCCTGTTGCGCGAGTCGGGCGCAAAACGCCTGGTTGTGGCCGGGATGATGACCCATATGTGCCTGGACGCCGGGGTGCGCGCTGCCGTGGACTTTGGCTTCGAGTGCCTGGTTTTGTCCGACGCGTCGGCCACCCGGGATCTCGACTTTGGCGGCCACGTCATTCCGGCGGCCCAGGTGCACGGCGCGTTCATGGCCGCCCTGGGGGCGGCCTACGGGCAGATCCTGACCGTGCCCGAACTGTCCGCTCGTCTCGACTAG